The proteins below come from a single Mycobacterium parmense genomic window:
- a CDS encoding 5-oxoprolinase subunit B family protein gives MSVTDMSADLPTGLVGNTVLDYGDRALMVQCGSTAEVLAWVAALESAALPGVVDIVPAARTVLVELDGPRRQGVVRRRLRAMRVTAQEAAPADRRADVVIDVAYDGPDLAEVAAHTGLTPAQVVDAHTSTLWRVGFSGFAPGFAYLVEGDPRLRVPRHREPRTSVPAGSVALAGEFSAVYPRRSPGGWQLIGRTDAVLWDLARPVPALLTQGMWVQFRAA, from the coding sequence ATGAGCGTGACGGATATGTCAGCGGACCTGCCGACGGGACTCGTCGGCAACACCGTCCTGGACTACGGCGACCGGGCACTGATGGTCCAATGCGGCAGCACCGCAGAGGTTCTGGCGTGGGTGGCCGCCTTGGAGTCCGCGGCGCTGCCCGGCGTGGTCGACATCGTGCCCGCCGCACGCACGGTACTGGTCGAGCTCGACGGGCCGCGCCGTCAGGGAGTCGTCCGCCGGCGCCTCCGCGCGATGCGCGTCACCGCCCAGGAGGCGGCCCCCGCCGACCGGCGCGCCGACGTGGTGATCGACGTCGCCTACGACGGGCCCGACCTCGCCGAGGTCGCCGCGCACACCGGACTCACTCCGGCACAAGTGGTCGACGCCCACACCTCGACGCTGTGGCGGGTCGGATTCAGCGGATTCGCACCGGGTTTCGCGTACCTGGTCGAGGGCGACCCGCGGCTGCGGGTGCCGCGCCACCGCGAGCCTCGGACCTCGGTGCCGGCCGGGTCGGTGGCCCTGGCCGGCGAATTCAGCGCGGTGTACCCGCGGCGCTCACCCGGCGGATGGCAACTCATCGGACGCACCGACGCGGTCCTGTGGGATCTCGCGCGGCCGGTCCCCGCGCTGCTGACGCAGGGCATGTGGGTCCAGTTCAGGGCGGCCTGA
- a CDS encoding GNAT family N-acetyltransferase — MHALVHTARLVHTADLDGETRQRVHEMVTGAFDGDFTDDDWEHALGGMHALIWRHGAIIAHAAVVQRRLVYRGTALRCGYVEAFAVREDCRGQGRAHALLDGVEQVIRGAYQVGAASSTAAAQRVYTGRGWLPWHGPTGVLAPTGPARTADDDDSVVVFPVTTPLDTSAELYCDWRAGDVW, encoded by the coding sequence GTGCACGCCCTGGTCCACACCGCCCGCCTGGTCCACACCGCCGATCTGGACGGCGAGACCCGGCAACGCGTCCACGAGATGGTGACCGGCGCGTTCGACGGGGACTTCACCGACGACGACTGGGAGCACGCACTGGGCGGCATGCACGCCCTCATCTGGCGCCATGGCGCGATCATCGCGCATGCCGCGGTGGTCCAACGCCGACTGGTGTACCGCGGGACCGCACTGCGCTGCGGCTATGTGGAGGCATTCGCGGTGCGCGAGGACTGCCGCGGCCAGGGCCGGGCCCATGCGCTGCTGGACGGGGTCGAGCAGGTGATCCGCGGCGCCTACCAGGTGGGCGCGGCCAGTTCTACCGCGGCGGCGCAACGCGTGTACACGGGCCGCGGGTGGCTGCCGTGGCACGGGCCCACCGGGGTGCTGGCCCCCACCGGTCCGGCCCGCACCGCGGACGACGACGACTCGGTGGTCGTCTTTCCCGTCACAACGCCGTTGGACACCTCCGCCGAGTTGTACTGCGATTGGCGCGCCGGCGACGTCTGGTGA
- a CDS encoding TetR/AcrR family transcriptional regulator, protein MPRREEPARGLLDPVAKMLRLPFGTPEFIDRIVTGGVNQVGRRTLHMLITTWDAAGGGPFAASAVASTGMAKTAEMVQGMFIGPVFGPILKVLGADKAATRASLCASQLVGLGIMRYGIRSEPLHSMSVDALVDAIGPTMQRYLVGDIT, encoded by the coding sequence ATGCCTCGCCGCGAAGAGCCCGCGCGTGGGCTCCTTGACCCGGTCGCGAAGATGCTGCGGCTGCCTTTCGGCACACCGGAATTCATCGACCGGATCGTCACCGGGGGCGTCAACCAGGTGGGTCGCCGGACCCTGCACATGCTGATCACCACGTGGGATGCGGCCGGTGGCGGCCCCTTCGCGGCCAGTGCGGTCGCGTCGACGGGAATGGCCAAGACCGCGGAGATGGTGCAGGGCATGTTCATCGGACCCGTTTTCGGCCCGATACTGAAGGTCCTGGGTGCCGACAAGGCCGCCACACGTGCGTCGCTGTGCGCCTCTCAGCTGGTGGGCCTCGGCATCATGCGTTACGGCATCCGCTCCGAGCCGTTGCACTCGATGTCGGTGGATGCCCTGGTCGACGCCATCGGCCCGACGATGCAGCGTTACCTCGTCGGCGACATCACCTGA
- a CDS encoding uroporphyrinogen-III synthase — protein sequence MGQPESAPLTGYRIAVTSARRSEELCALLSRQGAEVCSAPAINMIALPDDDELHCNTRALIAQPPDILVAHTGIGFRGWLAAAEGWGLNNQLLEALSSARVVSRGPKATGALRAAGLREEWSPESESSQEVLEYLLHSGVSGMRVAVQLHGAADAWDPFPEFLGGLRLAGAEVVPVRVYRWKPTPLGGIFDQLVTGIAARQFDAVTFTSAPAAAAVLERGRELGIEDQLLESLRTDVHAMCVGPVTSKPLIRKGVPTSAPERMRLGALARHVAEELPQLGSCTVRAAGHTVDIRGTCVVVDGTIKVLSPSGMGILRALAKRPGDVVARGDLLRALPGNSNDPHAVDTAVLRLRTALGDKNIVATVVKRGYRLAIDYPRGPAWN from the coding sequence ATGGGCCAGCCAGAATCAGCGCCGCTGACCGGTTACCGCATCGCGGTGACGTCGGCTCGGCGCTCCGAGGAGCTGTGCGCGCTGCTGAGCCGCCAGGGTGCGGAGGTGTGCAGCGCGCCCGCGATCAACATGATCGCGCTGCCCGATGACGACGAACTACATTGCAACACCCGGGCATTGATCGCCCAGCCACCCGACATCCTGGTGGCACACACCGGCATCGGCTTTCGCGGCTGGTTGGCCGCCGCCGAGGGCTGGGGCCTGAACAACCAACTGCTCGAAGCGTTGTCGTCGGCCCGGGTTGTCTCGCGCGGACCCAAGGCGACCGGCGCGCTGCGCGCCGCAGGCCTGCGCGAGGAGTGGTCCCCGGAATCCGAATCCTCCCAGGAGGTGCTCGAATACCTTCTGCACAGCGGCGTGTCCGGGATGCGCGTCGCGGTTCAGCTGCACGGCGCCGCCGACGCCTGGGATCCCTTCCCGGAGTTCCTGGGTGGGCTGCGGTTGGCGGGAGCCGAAGTGGTGCCGGTTCGGGTGTACCGCTGGAAGCCGACGCCCCTCGGGGGCATCTTCGACCAGCTGGTGACCGGGATCGCGGCGCGACAGTTCGACGCGGTCACGTTCACATCGGCACCCGCGGCGGCCGCGGTGCTGGAACGCGGTCGCGAGCTGGGCATCGAAGACCAGCTGCTGGAGTCTCTGCGCACCGACGTGCACGCGATGTGCGTGGGTCCGGTGACCTCCAAGCCATTGATTCGCAAGGGCGTTCCCACGTCGGCGCCGGAGCGAATGCGCCTGGGCGCCTTGGCCCGTCACGTCGCCGAAGAACTACCGCAACTGGGCTCGTGCACCGTGCGGGCCGCCGGCCACACCGTCGACATCCGCGGAACCTGCGTGGTGGTGGACGGCACGATCAAGGTGTTGTCGCCATCGGGCATGGGCATCCTGCGGGCGCTGGCCAAACGTCCGGGGGACGTCGTCGCCCGCGGCGACCTGCTGCGCGCGCTGCCCGGAAACAGCAACGACCCACACGCCGTCGACACGGCGGTGTTGCGTCTGCGAACGGCGCTGGGCGACAAGAACATCGTGGCGACGGTCGTCAAGCGAGGTTACAGGTTGGCCATCGACTACCCGCGAGGGCCGGCATGGAACTGA
- the nirD gene encoding nitrite reductase small subunit NirD has product MTLLNDVDVWTTACAYDRLIPGRGVGVLLDDGSQAALFRLDDGSVYAIGNVDPFSNAAVLSRGIVGDRGGRVAVQSPILKQAFALEDGVCLDDPDVSVPVFRVRVTPEGMVQVGRATA; this is encoded by the coding sequence ATGACTCTTCTCAACGACGTTGACGTGTGGACGACGGCGTGCGCCTATGACCGGTTGATCCCGGGCCGGGGTGTGGGCGTGCTTCTCGACGACGGCTCGCAGGCGGCACTGTTCCGCCTCGACGACGGGTCGGTGTATGCCATCGGGAATGTGGACCCGTTCTCGAATGCGGCGGTGCTCTCGCGCGGGATCGTCGGGGATCGCGGCGGGCGAGTGGCCGTGCAGTCGCCCATCCTCAAGCAGGCGTTCGCGCTCGAAGACGGCGTCTGCCTGGATGATCCGGACGTTTCCGTCCCGGTCTTCCGGGTCCGCGTCACGCCCGAGGGCATGGTCCAGGTCGGCCGCGCCACCGCGTGA
- a CDS encoding nitrate/nitrite transporter translates to MGRNHRIAEWNPEDAAAWEGGNNRIARRNLLWIVACDHIAFGVWTLFPVMALFMPQSVYGFSAADKFLLGATATLVAACLRIPYSLGIATFGGRNWTVFSVVVLVVPTVGTIWLLAHPGLPLWPYLVCAALTGMGGANYAASMTNTNAFYPHRRKGFALGFNAGAGNLGVPMIQLVGLLVLAIAGHRQPYWVCGLYLVLLTAVAVGAAHYMDNLDHATYDTSHLRSILSERDTWLLAMLYLGTFGSWIGFSFAFGQVLQINFVGTGQTHAQASLHAAEFAFIGPALGSVARIYGGRLADRVGGSRVTLAVLAGMALVTGFLVAISTQDEHSSGLTTTATMAGYVCGFMILFILAGLGNGSVYKMIPSVFDARSHRLGLDEAERRRWSQATSGAVIGFVAAFGALGGVGINLALRQSYISTGTDTLAFWAFLAFYVAAAVVTWLRYVRRRVADTAAAPGTQAPSEPARV, encoded by the coding sequence ATGGGTCGCAACCATCGCATCGCTGAGTGGAATCCGGAAGATGCAGCGGCCTGGGAAGGCGGCAACAACAGGATCGCCCGGCGCAACCTGCTCTGGATCGTCGCCTGCGATCACATCGCCTTCGGGGTGTGGACCCTGTTCCCGGTCATGGCGCTGTTCATGCCGCAGAGCGTCTACGGGTTCTCCGCAGCCGACAAATTTCTGCTGGGCGCCACCGCCACCCTGGTCGCGGCATGCCTGCGGATCCCCTATTCGCTGGGCATCGCGACGTTCGGTGGACGCAACTGGACGGTGTTCTCGGTCGTGGTGTTGGTCGTGCCGACCGTCGGCACCATCTGGCTGCTGGCCCACCCCGGCCTGCCATTGTGGCCTTATCTCGTGTGCGCCGCGCTGACCGGGATGGGTGGGGCCAATTACGCCGCGTCCATGACCAACACCAATGCCTTCTACCCGCACCGCCGCAAGGGCTTCGCGCTGGGGTTCAACGCCGGCGCCGGCAACCTCGGCGTGCCGATGATCCAGCTGGTCGGCCTGCTCGTGCTCGCCATCGCCGGACACCGTCAGCCGTACTGGGTGTGCGGGCTCTACCTGGTGCTGCTGACGGCGGTCGCCGTGGGCGCGGCCCATTACATGGACAACCTGGACCACGCGACCTACGACACGAGTCACCTGCGGTCAATCCTCTCCGAGCGCGACACCTGGCTGCTGGCCATGCTTTACCTGGGCACCTTCGGCTCGTGGATCGGCTTCTCCTTCGCCTTCGGCCAGGTCCTGCAGATCAACTTCGTCGGCACCGGGCAGACCCACGCCCAGGCCTCGTTGCATGCCGCCGAGTTCGCGTTCATCGGGCCCGCTCTCGGGTCGGTGGCCCGCATCTACGGCGGCAGGTTGGCCGACCGGGTCGGCGGCAGCCGCGTCACCCTGGCGGTCTTGGCCGGCATGGCACTCGTGACCGGATTCCTGGTCGCCATCAGCACCCAGGACGAGCACTCGTCGGGCCTCACTACGACGGCCACCATGGCCGGCTACGTGTGCGGCTTCATGATCCTGTTCATCCTCGCCGGGCTGGGCAACGGCTCGGTGTACAAGATGATCCCGTCGGTGTTCGACGCGCGCAGCCACCGGCTCGGGCTCGACGAAGCCGAGCGGCGCCGCTGGTCGCAGGCGACGTCGGGCGCGGTGATCGGATTCGTTGCGGCGTTCGGCGCCCTCGGCGGCGTGGGCATCAACCTCGCGCTGCGCCAGTCCTACATCAGCACGGGCACCGATACGCTGGCGTTCTGGGCATTCCTGGCGTTCTACGTGGCGGCCGCGGTCGTGACTTGGCTGAGGTACGTGCGCCGGCGGGTCGCGGATACCGCGGCCGCGCCCGGAACACAGGCGCCATCGGAACCCGCACGGGTATGA
- a CDS encoding 5-oxoprolinase/urea amidolyase family protein — translation MATLEILRTGPLAVIQDLGRPGLAHLGVSRSGAADRRAHTLANRLLANPDDRATIEVTFGGFAARVRGGAVDIAVTGADAEPTVDGIKFGTNSIHHVRDGQVIALGAPFAGLRTYLAVRGGVGVEPVLGSRSYDTMSGIGPPPLKPGDRLPVGEHTNDYPELDQAPVAAITGDLVELLAVPGPRDDWFTDPDALVHTEWVASDRSDRVGMRLAGRPLQYRFPDRQLPSEGATSGSIQVPPNGLPVILGPDHPVTGGYPVVGVLVDEDIDKIAQVRPGQPVRLHWSRPRSLVGAQSGSDTASQSSS, via the coding sequence ATGGCGACACTGGAAATCCTGCGCACCGGGCCGCTCGCGGTCATCCAGGACCTCGGGCGGCCGGGGCTGGCCCACCTGGGCGTCAGCCGATCCGGTGCCGCCGACCGGCGCGCCCACACACTGGCCAACCGGCTGCTCGCCAATCCCGACGACCGCGCCACCATCGAAGTGACGTTCGGCGGATTCGCCGCGCGGGTGCGGGGCGGAGCCGTCGACATCGCCGTCACCGGCGCCGACGCCGAGCCCACCGTCGACGGAATCAAGTTCGGCACCAACAGTATTCACCATGTCCGCGACGGTCAGGTGATCGCACTGGGCGCCCCGTTCGCCGGGCTGCGGACCTACCTCGCGGTGCGCGGCGGCGTCGGCGTCGAGCCCGTGCTGGGCTCACGCAGCTACGACACCATGTCGGGGATCGGCCCGCCGCCGCTGAAGCCGGGTGACCGGTTGCCGGTCGGCGAGCACACCAACGACTACCCCGAGCTCGACCAGGCACCGGTGGCCGCGATCACCGGTGACCTTGTCGAACTGCTCGCGGTGCCGGGCCCCCGCGACGACTGGTTCACCGACCCCGACGCCCTGGTACACACCGAGTGGGTGGCATCCGACCGCAGCGACCGGGTGGGGATGCGGCTGGCCGGCCGCCCCCTGCAGTACCGCTTCCCGGACCGTCAGCTGCCCAGCGAGGGAGCCACCAGCGGCTCAATCCAGGTGCCGCCCAACGGTTTACCGGTCATCTTGGGTCCCGATCATCCGGTCACCGGCGGCTATCCTGTCGTCGGCGTGCTGGTCGACGAGGACATCGACAAGATCGCCCAGGTGCGTCCCGGCCAGCCGGTAAGACTGCACTGGTCGCGGCCCAGGTCCTTGGTGGGCGCCCAATCCGGGTCGGACACCGCGAGCCAGTCCTCTTCCTAA
- a CDS encoding sirohydrochlorin chelatase, translating to MELILVAHGTRRPGGVATISDLAAQVGTLLGTTVRVAFVDVLGPTPGDLLSQSRATGRPAIVVPAFLSRGYHVRKDLPAHVAASGHPDVVVAPALGPGGQIARILADQVAKCGWQQGDSVVLASAGTSDDLARSDLHTTATLLSALTGSRVTLGFAGSGGLSEIVAGARRAGTGRVVVASYLLADGLFQEQLRCCGADLVSEPLGAHRGLARLVADRFRRAMPRRSDRLVA from the coding sequence ATGGAACTGATCCTGGTCGCGCACGGCACCCGCCGCCCCGGTGGCGTCGCCACGATAAGCGACCTCGCCGCTCAGGTCGGCACGCTCCTCGGCACCACAGTGCGGGTAGCGTTCGTCGACGTTCTGGGACCCACGCCCGGTGACCTACTGTCGCAGTCGAGGGCGACCGGACGACCGGCGATCGTGGTGCCGGCTTTCCTGTCGCGGGGTTATCACGTCCGCAAAGACCTGCCCGCCCACGTCGCCGCCAGCGGCCACCCCGACGTCGTCGTCGCACCCGCGTTGGGACCGGGCGGCCAGATTGCGCGGATCTTGGCGGATCAGGTCGCGAAATGTGGTTGGCAGCAAGGTGATTCGGTGGTTCTCGCGTCGGCGGGTACTTCGGACGACCTGGCACGATCGGACCTGCACACCACCGCGACGCTGCTGTCGGCGCTGACCGGGTCGCGTGTGACCCTCGGGTTCGCCGGCTCCGGCGGATTGAGCGAGATCGTCGCCGGGGCGCGGCGAGCGGGCACTGGCCGCGTCGTGGTCGCCTCCTACCTGCTGGCCGACGGCCTCTTCCAAGAGCAGCTGCGTTGCTGCGGCGCGGATCTGGTCAGCGAACCACTGGGTGCCCATCGCGGGCTGGCACGGCTCGTGGCCGACCGATTCCGCCGGGCGATGCCCCGGCGGAGCGACCGCCTGGTCGCCTGA